Proteins encoded within one genomic window of Plasmodium gaboni strain SY75 chromosome Unknown, whole genome shotgun sequence:
- a CDS encoding putative cysteine-rich PDZ-binding protein: AYKLGKCHICGKTITDNSAHNMSII; this comes from the coding sequence CGCATATAAATTAGGAAAATGCCACATATGTGGAAAAACCATAACCGACAATTCTGCACATAATATGTccataatataa